From a region of the Falco cherrug isolate bFalChe1 chromosome 9, bFalChe1.pri, whole genome shotgun sequence genome:
- the SLIT1 gene encoding slit homolog 1 protein isoform X1 — MAAPTPGGAAGVPAGLRAAAWLLACAALCRGRAAACPPLCACSGTTVDCHGTALRAVPKSIPRGTERLELNGNNITRINKNDFAGLKQLRVLQLMENQISAVERGAFDDMKELERLRLNRNQLHTLPELLFQNNQALLRLDLSENFIQAIPRKAFRGATDLKNLQLDKNQISCIEDGAFRALRGLEVLTLNNNNITSIPVSSFNHMPKLRTFRLHSNHLFCDCHLAWLSQWLRQRPTIGLFTQCAGPAQLRGLNVAEIQKNEFSCSGQMDPSRAQLCSLSSGSCPAMCTCSNGIVDCRGKGLTAIPANLPETMTEIRLELNGIKSIPPGAFSPYKKLRRIDLSNNQISEIAPDAFQGLRSLNSLVLYGNKITDLPKGVFGGLFALQLLLLNANKINCVRADAFQDLQNLSLLSLYDNKIQTLAKGTFTSLRAIQTLHLAQNPFICDCNLKWLADFLRANPIETSGARCASPRRLANKRIGQIKSKKFRCSAKEQYFIPGTEDYQLNSECNSDVICPPKCRCESSVVECSNLKLTKIPERIPQSTAELRLNNNEISILEATGIFKKLPHLKKINLSNNKVSEIEDGAFEGASSVSELHLTVNQLESVRSGMFRGLDGLRTLMLRNNRISCIHNDSFTGLRNVRLLSLYDNQISTIAPGAFDTLQSLSTLNLLANPFNCNCQLAWLGDWLRKRKIVTGNPRCQNPDFLRQIPLQDVAFPDFRCEEGQEETSCIPRPQCPQECTCLDTVVRCSNKHLKALPKGIPKNVTELYLDGNQFTQVPGQLSTFKYLQLVDLSNNKINSLSNSSFTNMSQLTTLILSYNSLQCIPQLAFEGLRSLRLLSLHGNDISTLPEGIFADVTSLSHLAIGANPLYCSCNLRWLSSWVKTGYKEPGIARCAGPPDMEGKLLLTTPAKKFECQGPPALSIQAKCNPCLSSPCQNQGTCHNDPLGFYRCACPSGYKGRDCEVALSGCSSNPCANGGTCQPQDGEGAGFRCLCPVGFEGLSCRTTSDPCKEHSCKNGGSCVPSATNYTCLCPARYTGDFCEQPPDFCSAELSPCQHGSTCVSTSQGPRCECVPGYLGSNCSEDFNDCQDHRCQNNARCLDEVNGYSCICTEGYSGQLCEIPPRTASQPGPCERAECQNGAPCVERGARALCQCLPGFGGPKCEKLLSVNFVDRDTYLQFTDLQDWPRANITLQVSTAEGNGILLYNGDSDHMAVELYQGHVRVSYDPGTHPSSAIYSAETINDGQFHTVELVTFDQMVNLSIDGGSPMTMDNSGKHYTLNSEAPLYVGGMPVDVNSAAFRLWQLLNGTSFHGCIRNLYINNELQDFTKTRMTPGVVPGCEPCRKLYCLHGICQPAGTQGPVCHCEPGWDGPHCDQPRGGPCQGHKCVHGLCLPLDALSYSCQCREGYQGALCNQPAEPPDPCHRQPCAHGHCRLTPGGQPTCECHDGYTGALCDQEPECRGEPVRDYHQVQRGYAICQTTRPVAWVECRGTCGGPGAGCCTGLRLRRRKYAFECSNGATFVEEVEKPSKCGCSQCL; from the exons GGACCTGAGCGAGAACTTCATCCaggccatccccaggaaagctttCCGCGGGGCCACTGACCTCAAGAATCT GCAACTGGACAAGAACCAGATCAGCTGTATTGAGGATGGGGCTTTCCGTGCCCTGCGGGGGCTGGAGGTCCT gACCCTGAATAACAACAATATCACTTCCATCCCTGTGTCCAGCTTCAACCACATGCCCAAGCTGCGGACATT CCGCCTGCACTCCAACCACCTCTTCTGCGACTGCCACCTGGCCTGGCTCTCGCAGTGGCTGCGCCAGCGCCCCACCATTGGGCTCTTCACCCAGTGTGctggcccagcccagctccgCGGCCTCAACGTGGCTGAGATCCAGAAGAATGAGTTCAGCTGCTCCG GACAAATGGACCCGTCAcgtgcccagctctgcagcctgtcctctggctcctgcccagccatgTGCACTTGCAGCAACGGCATCGTGGACTGTCGGGGCAAAGGGCTGACAGCCATCCCTGCCAACCTGCCTGAGACCATGACAGAGAT ACGTCTGGAGCTCAACGGCATCAAGTCCATCCCCCCAGGTGCCTTCTCCCCCTACAAGAAGCTGCGAAGGAT AGACCTGAGCAACAACCAGATCTCAGAGATCGCTCCTGATGCCTTCCAGGGGCTACGCTCGCTGAACTCCCT GGTGCTGTACGGCAACAAGATCACGGACCTCCCCAAGGGTGTCTTTGGGGGACTTTTcgccctgcagctgct gctccTCAATGCCAACAAGATCAACTGCGTGCGGGCGGATGCCTTCCAGGACCTGCAGAACCTCTCGCTGCTCTCGCTGTACGACAACAAGATCCAAACCCTGGCCAAAGGCACCTTCACCTCCCTGCGGGCCATCCAGACCCT ACACCTGGCCCAGAACCCTTTCATCTGCGACTGCAACCTGAAGTGGCTGGCAGACTTCCTCCGCGCCAACCCCATCGAGACCAGCGGCGCCCGCTGTGCCAGCCCCCGGCGCCTGGCCAACAAGCGCATCGGCCAGATCAAGAGCAAGAAGTTTCGCTGCTCAG ccaAAGAGCAGTATTTCATCCCAG GGACGGAGGATTACCAGCTGAACAGTGAGTGCAACAGCGACGTGATCTGCCCCCCGAAGTGCCGCTGTGAATCCAGTGTGGTTGAGTGCTCCAACCTGAAGCTCACCAAGATCCCAGAGCGTATCCCACAGTCCACAGCGGAGCT gcGCCTGAACAACAATGAAATCTCCATTCTGGAGGCCACTGGTATCTTCAAGAAACTCCCacatctgaagaaaat CAACCTCAGCAACAACAAGGTGTCAGAGATCGAGGATGGGGCATTTGAAGGGGCATCATCTGTCAGCGAGCTGCATCTCACTGTCAATCAGCTGGAGTCTGTGCGGAGTGGCATGTTCAGGGGCCTGGATGGGCTGAGAACCCT GATGCTAAGGAACAACCGCATCAGCTGCATCCACAACGACAGCTTCACGGGGCTGCGCAACGTCCGCCTCCTCTCCCTGTATGACAACCAGATCAGCACCATTGCACCAGGTGCCTTCGACACGCTGCAGTCACTCTCGACGCT GAACCTGCTTGCCAACCCCTTCAACTGCAACTGCCAGCTGGCCtggctgggggactggctgcGCAAGAGGAAGATCGTGACAGGGAACCCACGCTGCCAAAACCCTGACTTCCTCCGGCAGATCCCTCTCCAGGATGTAGCTTTCCCTGACTTCAGGTGTGAGGAAG GTCAGGAGGAGACCAGCTGCATCCCCCGACCCCAGTGCCCGCAGGAGTGCACCTGCCTCGACACTGTTGTCCGCTGCAGCAACAAGCACCTCAAGGCCCTGCCCAAGGGGATCCCCAAGAACGTCACGGAGCT CTACCTGGATGGAAACCAGTTCACTCAGGTCCCGGGGCAGCTCTCCACCTTCAAGTACCTGCAGCTTGT tgatCTGAGCAACAACAAGATCAACTCCCTGAGCAACTCCTCCTTCACCAACATGAGCCAGCTCACCACTCT GATCCTCAGCTACAATTCCCTGCAGTGCATCCCTCAGCTGGCCTTTGAGGGCCTCCGCTCCCTCCGGCTGCT GTCTCTCCATGGCAATGACATCTCCACCCTCCCTGAGGGCATCTTTGCGGATGTCACCTCCCTGTCCCACCT AGCCATCGGGGCCAACCCCCTGTACTGCAGCTGCAACCTGCGCTGGCTCTCCAGCTGGGTCAAGACGGGCTACAAGGAGCCAGGCATCGCCCGCTGTGCTGGGCCCCCGGACATGGAAGGCAAGCTGCTGCTCACCACCCCTGCCAAGAAATTCGAGTGCCAAG GCCCTCCTGCCCTGAGCATCCAGGCCAAGTGCAAcccctgcctctccagcccctgccagaACCAGGGCACCTGCCACAATGACCCTCTCGGCTTCTACCGCTGTGCCTGCCCCAGTGGCTACAAG ggcagggactgcGAGGTGGCACTCAGCGGCTGCTCCTCCAACCCCTGCGCCAATGGGGGAACCTGCCAGCCTCAGGACGGGGAAGGAGCTGGGTTCAG GTGTCTATGCCCGGTGGGCTTTGAGGGCCTGAGCTGCCGCACCACTAGTGACCCCTGCAAGGAGCACAGCTGCAAGAACGGGGGCTCCTGCGTGCCCAGTGCCACCAACTAcacctgcctgtgccctgcccgCTACACAG gggattTCTGTGAGCAGCCGCCGGATTTCTGCTCAGCCGAGCTCAGCCCATGCCAGCATGGCTCCACCTGTGTCTCCACCAGCCAGGGGCCCAG gTGTGAGTGTGTGCCCGGCTACCTGGGGAGCAACTGCAGTGAGGACTTCAACGACTGCCAGGACCACCGATGCCAAAACAACGCCCGCTGCCTGGACGAGGTGAACGGCTACTCCTGCATCTGCACCGAGGGCTACAG TGGCCAGCTCTGCGAGATTCCACCCCGCACCGCCAGCCAGCCCGGCCCCTGTGAGCGAGCAGAGTGCCAGAATGGGGCACCATGTGTGGAGAGGGGTGCCCGTGCCCTCTGCCAGTGCCTGCCTGGCTTCGGTGGCCCCAAGtgtgagaagctgctgagcGTCAACTTTGTGGACCGTGACACATACCTGCAGTTCACTGACCTGCAGGACTGGCCCCGAGCCAATATCACCCTGCAg GTCTCCACAGCTGAAGGCAATGGCATCCTGCTGTACAATGGCGACAGCGACCACATGGCCGTGGAGCTGTACCAGGGCCACGTCAGGGTCAGCTATGACCCCGGCACCCACCCCAGCTCAGCTATCTACAG CGCCGAGACCATCAACGATGGGCAGTTCCACACTGTGGAGCTGGTGACATTCGACCAGATGGTGAACCTCTCCATCGACGGTGGCAGCCCCATGACCATGGACAACTCGGGCAAGCACTACACGCTGAACAGCGAGGCGCCCCTCTATGTGGGCG GGATGCCTGTGGATGTCAACTCGGCTGCCTTCCGCCTCTGGCAGCTCCTCAACGGCACCAGCTTCCACGGGTGCATCCGCAACCTCTACATCAACAACGAGCTGCAGGACTTCACCAAGACGCGGATGACGCCGGGGGTGGTGCCAGGCTGCGAGCCCTGCCGCAAGCTCTACTGCCTGCACGGCATCTGCCAGCCCGCTGGCACCCAGGGCCCCGTCTGCCACTGCGAGcccggctgggacgggccccACTGCGACCAGCCCCGTGGTGGCCCCTGCCAGGGGCACAA GTGCGTGCACGGGCTGTGCCTGCCCCTCGACGCCCTCTCCTACAGCTGCCAGTGCCGCGAGGGCTACCAGGGCGCCCTCTGCAACCAGCCCGCCGAGCCGCCCGACCCCTGCCACCgccagccctgtgcccatgGCCACTGCCGCCTCACCCCCGGCGGCCAGCCCACCTGCGAGTGCCACGACGGCTACACTGGAGCCCTCTGCGACCAAG AGCCGGAGTGCCGCGGGGAGCCGGTGCGGGACTACCACCAGGTGCAGCGGGGCTATGCCATCTGCCAGACGACGCGGCCGGTGGCCTGGGTGGAGTGCCGGGGGACCTGCGGCGGCCccggtgctggctgctgcaccGGGTTGCGGCTCCGGCGCAGGAAATACGCCTTCGAGTGCAGCAATGGCGCGACCTTCGTGGAGGAGGTGGAGAAGCCCAGCAAGTGCGGCTGCAGCCAGTGCCTGTGA
- the SLIT1 gene encoding slit homolog 1 protein isoform X2, producing MVSPPMAPLPDEESPNRRLQVVPGLNGATPVRRLELNGIKSIPPGAFSPYKKLRRIDLSNNQISEIAPDAFQGLRSLNSLVLYGNKITDLPKGVFGGLFALQLLLLNANKINCVRADAFQDLQNLSLLSLYDNKIQTLAKGTFTSLRAIQTLHLAQNPFICDCNLKWLADFLRANPIETSGARCASPRRLANKRIGQIKSKKFRCSAKEQYFIPGTEDYQLNSECNSDVICPPKCRCESSVVECSNLKLTKIPERIPQSTAELRLNNNEISILEATGIFKKLPHLKKINLSNNKVSEIEDGAFEGASSVSELHLTVNQLESVRSGMFRGLDGLRTLMLRNNRISCIHNDSFTGLRNVRLLSLYDNQISTIAPGAFDTLQSLSTLNLLANPFNCNCQLAWLGDWLRKRKIVTGNPRCQNPDFLRQIPLQDVAFPDFRCEEGQEETSCIPRPQCPQECTCLDTVVRCSNKHLKALPKGIPKNVTELYLDGNQFTQVPGQLSTFKYLQLVDLSNNKINSLSNSSFTNMSQLTTLILSYNSLQCIPQLAFEGLRSLRLLSLHGNDISTLPEGIFADVTSLSHLAIGANPLYCSCNLRWLSSWVKTGYKEPGIARCAGPPDMEGKLLLTTPAKKFECQGPPALSIQAKCNPCLSSPCQNQGTCHNDPLGFYRCACPSGYKGRDCEVALSGCSSNPCANGGTCQPQDGEGAGFRCLCPVGFEGLSCRTTSDPCKEHSCKNGGSCVPSATNYTCLCPARYTGDFCEQPPDFCSAELSPCQHGSTCVSTSQGPRCECVPGYLGSNCSEDFNDCQDHRCQNNARCLDEVNGYSCICTEGYSGQLCEIPPRTASQPGPCERAECQNGAPCVERGARALCQCLPGFGGPKCEKLLSVNFVDRDTYLQFTDLQDWPRANITLQVSTAEGNGILLYNGDSDHMAVELYQGHVRVSYDPGTHPSSAIYSAETINDGQFHTVELVTFDQMVNLSIDGGSPMTMDNSGKHYTLNSEAPLYVGGMPVDVNSAAFRLWQLLNGTSFHGCIRNLYINNELQDFTKTRMTPGVVPGCEPCRKLYCLHGICQPAGTQGPVCHCEPGWDGPHCDQPRGGPCQGHKCVHGLCLPLDALSYSCQCREGYQGALCNQPAEPPDPCHRQPCAHGHCRLTPGGQPTCECHDGYTGALCDQEPECRGEPVRDYHQVQRGYAICQTTRPVAWVECRGTCGGPGAGCCTGLRLRRRKYAFECSNGATFVEEVEKPSKCGCSQCL from the exons atggtATCCCCACCCATGGCACCCCTCCCTGATGAAGAGAGCCCCAACCGCAGGCTGCAGGTTGTCCCTGGGTTGAATGGTGCCACTCCAGTGAG ACGTCTGGAGCTCAACGGCATCAAGTCCATCCCCCCAGGTGCCTTCTCCCCCTACAAGAAGCTGCGAAGGAT AGACCTGAGCAACAACCAGATCTCAGAGATCGCTCCTGATGCCTTCCAGGGGCTACGCTCGCTGAACTCCCT GGTGCTGTACGGCAACAAGATCACGGACCTCCCCAAGGGTGTCTTTGGGGGACTTTTcgccctgcagctgct gctccTCAATGCCAACAAGATCAACTGCGTGCGGGCGGATGCCTTCCAGGACCTGCAGAACCTCTCGCTGCTCTCGCTGTACGACAACAAGATCCAAACCCTGGCCAAAGGCACCTTCACCTCCCTGCGGGCCATCCAGACCCT ACACCTGGCCCAGAACCCTTTCATCTGCGACTGCAACCTGAAGTGGCTGGCAGACTTCCTCCGCGCCAACCCCATCGAGACCAGCGGCGCCCGCTGTGCCAGCCCCCGGCGCCTGGCCAACAAGCGCATCGGCCAGATCAAGAGCAAGAAGTTTCGCTGCTCAG ccaAAGAGCAGTATTTCATCCCAG GGACGGAGGATTACCAGCTGAACAGTGAGTGCAACAGCGACGTGATCTGCCCCCCGAAGTGCCGCTGTGAATCCAGTGTGGTTGAGTGCTCCAACCTGAAGCTCACCAAGATCCCAGAGCGTATCCCACAGTCCACAGCGGAGCT gcGCCTGAACAACAATGAAATCTCCATTCTGGAGGCCACTGGTATCTTCAAGAAACTCCCacatctgaagaaaat CAACCTCAGCAACAACAAGGTGTCAGAGATCGAGGATGGGGCATTTGAAGGGGCATCATCTGTCAGCGAGCTGCATCTCACTGTCAATCAGCTGGAGTCTGTGCGGAGTGGCATGTTCAGGGGCCTGGATGGGCTGAGAACCCT GATGCTAAGGAACAACCGCATCAGCTGCATCCACAACGACAGCTTCACGGGGCTGCGCAACGTCCGCCTCCTCTCCCTGTATGACAACCAGATCAGCACCATTGCACCAGGTGCCTTCGACACGCTGCAGTCACTCTCGACGCT GAACCTGCTTGCCAACCCCTTCAACTGCAACTGCCAGCTGGCCtggctgggggactggctgcGCAAGAGGAAGATCGTGACAGGGAACCCACGCTGCCAAAACCCTGACTTCCTCCGGCAGATCCCTCTCCAGGATGTAGCTTTCCCTGACTTCAGGTGTGAGGAAG GTCAGGAGGAGACCAGCTGCATCCCCCGACCCCAGTGCCCGCAGGAGTGCACCTGCCTCGACACTGTTGTCCGCTGCAGCAACAAGCACCTCAAGGCCCTGCCCAAGGGGATCCCCAAGAACGTCACGGAGCT CTACCTGGATGGAAACCAGTTCACTCAGGTCCCGGGGCAGCTCTCCACCTTCAAGTACCTGCAGCTTGT tgatCTGAGCAACAACAAGATCAACTCCCTGAGCAACTCCTCCTTCACCAACATGAGCCAGCTCACCACTCT GATCCTCAGCTACAATTCCCTGCAGTGCATCCCTCAGCTGGCCTTTGAGGGCCTCCGCTCCCTCCGGCTGCT GTCTCTCCATGGCAATGACATCTCCACCCTCCCTGAGGGCATCTTTGCGGATGTCACCTCCCTGTCCCACCT AGCCATCGGGGCCAACCCCCTGTACTGCAGCTGCAACCTGCGCTGGCTCTCCAGCTGGGTCAAGACGGGCTACAAGGAGCCAGGCATCGCCCGCTGTGCTGGGCCCCCGGACATGGAAGGCAAGCTGCTGCTCACCACCCCTGCCAAGAAATTCGAGTGCCAAG GCCCTCCTGCCCTGAGCATCCAGGCCAAGTGCAAcccctgcctctccagcccctgccagaACCAGGGCACCTGCCACAATGACCCTCTCGGCTTCTACCGCTGTGCCTGCCCCAGTGGCTACAAG ggcagggactgcGAGGTGGCACTCAGCGGCTGCTCCTCCAACCCCTGCGCCAATGGGGGAACCTGCCAGCCTCAGGACGGGGAAGGAGCTGGGTTCAG GTGTCTATGCCCGGTGGGCTTTGAGGGCCTGAGCTGCCGCACCACTAGTGACCCCTGCAAGGAGCACAGCTGCAAGAACGGGGGCTCCTGCGTGCCCAGTGCCACCAACTAcacctgcctgtgccctgcccgCTACACAG gggattTCTGTGAGCAGCCGCCGGATTTCTGCTCAGCCGAGCTCAGCCCATGCCAGCATGGCTCCACCTGTGTCTCCACCAGCCAGGGGCCCAG gTGTGAGTGTGTGCCCGGCTACCTGGGGAGCAACTGCAGTGAGGACTTCAACGACTGCCAGGACCACCGATGCCAAAACAACGCCCGCTGCCTGGACGAGGTGAACGGCTACTCCTGCATCTGCACCGAGGGCTACAG TGGCCAGCTCTGCGAGATTCCACCCCGCACCGCCAGCCAGCCCGGCCCCTGTGAGCGAGCAGAGTGCCAGAATGGGGCACCATGTGTGGAGAGGGGTGCCCGTGCCCTCTGCCAGTGCCTGCCTGGCTTCGGTGGCCCCAAGtgtgagaagctgctgagcGTCAACTTTGTGGACCGTGACACATACCTGCAGTTCACTGACCTGCAGGACTGGCCCCGAGCCAATATCACCCTGCAg GTCTCCACAGCTGAAGGCAATGGCATCCTGCTGTACAATGGCGACAGCGACCACATGGCCGTGGAGCTGTACCAGGGCCACGTCAGGGTCAGCTATGACCCCGGCACCCACCCCAGCTCAGCTATCTACAG CGCCGAGACCATCAACGATGGGCAGTTCCACACTGTGGAGCTGGTGACATTCGACCAGATGGTGAACCTCTCCATCGACGGTGGCAGCCCCATGACCATGGACAACTCGGGCAAGCACTACACGCTGAACAGCGAGGCGCCCCTCTATGTGGGCG GGATGCCTGTGGATGTCAACTCGGCTGCCTTCCGCCTCTGGCAGCTCCTCAACGGCACCAGCTTCCACGGGTGCATCCGCAACCTCTACATCAACAACGAGCTGCAGGACTTCACCAAGACGCGGATGACGCCGGGGGTGGTGCCAGGCTGCGAGCCCTGCCGCAAGCTCTACTGCCTGCACGGCATCTGCCAGCCCGCTGGCACCCAGGGCCCCGTCTGCCACTGCGAGcccggctgggacgggccccACTGCGACCAGCCCCGTGGTGGCCCCTGCCAGGGGCACAA GTGCGTGCACGGGCTGTGCCTGCCCCTCGACGCCCTCTCCTACAGCTGCCAGTGCCGCGAGGGCTACCAGGGCGCCCTCTGCAACCAGCCCGCCGAGCCGCCCGACCCCTGCCACCgccagccctgtgcccatgGCCACTGCCGCCTCACCCCCGGCGGCCAGCCCACCTGCGAGTGCCACGACGGCTACACTGGAGCCCTCTGCGACCAAG AGCCGGAGTGCCGCGGGGAGCCGGTGCGGGACTACCACCAGGTGCAGCGGGGCTATGCCATCTGCCAGACGACGCGGCCGGTGGCCTGGGTGGAGTGCCGGGGGACCTGCGGCGGCCccggtgctggctgctgcaccGGGTTGCGGCTCCGGCGCAGGAAATACGCCTTCGAGTGCAGCAATGGCGCGACCTTCGTGGAGGAGGTGGAGAAGCCCAGCAAGTGCGGCTGCAGCCAGTGCCTGTGA